A genome region from Cutaneotrichosporon cavernicola HIS019 DNA, chromosome: 5 includes the following:
- a CDS encoding uncharacterized protein (ABC transporter transmembrane region): MSTGADSTFFLASGTADADTDRPVRLRAFRRNVRQGKIALGASLTAALLAGMVHLGHLVYEEGGWIGHARWGADVIIIILTLGSMGMLSATLVWRPFPSRLRPADLGELANMRIHRLACVATFFAGLASIILHLAPDVVYILSTQRGPPPVDAATLLTGRMHLVTLIAACVSAGCMRRGPLLRTREARFGSGFGVESSPDEDFDWRKLSFEDEEPDTMPVIDYGNSSMLNFLTLGYSISLAKKSLEVEALQQSDLPVLEDWVRRGGTEHLAALEPQGMDLQATTAIGLMKALWAGRGKVIFITFVLETANVFINYIQITATYEFIEDFGNPDPAYLYLMCWGMLVGQVLGVTLSAYLWVRENYLLHNPVRMTMSAILYAKILRSTDVKAMEAQHLTSEEDQKANKGRAQVMNLLTIDVGTVASMATYIWNISNGIIQLIIGLVFMYNMLGSSSAVALLCVPLFAPISAWIAKRIYECDKGWARARDGRTGAIKEFLAGIKVIKLNGFEGYETRRVSALRDIETVWQRWRYTLGTFFNIVGDLLPAFAVAATFVFYTKVLGRDLEPATAFVTLLVFAKVKAGLDVFPMAIDVVLNSKVALDRLKNYLNTAEVDVNLEDVSDGMIAVDNATFTWPVPENAVHPSDESVHAFRLRRVTLSLPQGKMTLICGPLGAGKTLFLRALLGEAKVESGNVISPRSPINATLLDHSNQHMQWTTEKWLTRTVAYAPQKSYIRHGSVRDNILFGLPLWKERYVEVLRQCSLEADLALLVNGDRTEVGENGVNLSGGQKARINLARCVYSRARTIYLDDVLSAVDAHTVQFLIDECFRGKLLRARTVVLVSHHVGLCLPVSDYVVAIADGKAQEACLARRAHLPSLMQMSSPLQAAEELPPLPATGTARPEAIHVLDTLVNLNAQTAMAPDDDAALVREIRQTERDDLLSVEDDQDEPKARAVYTKEHQEVGHVASGHYWLVIAAAGGLGYWTIWIILYGGTKALSWSIDYVMKIWTGDPNIEANLNYYITLFLTLRVAWVVVGALRWVWLYGVGNVGFYSAGTKKIHRDLFRTITNAPLSFFESTPSGRLLNVFSQDIKRLDSQSADDFGRTTSEMLRVVVSAITVSFEAPAMLVVLVAFGVPLLLVTNQLGKLRSNLRRLAAVSDSPIISLYHDSIDGVVMLRAFGLPAAMTKIFQVLANRSRVAQTWNWIVYNWVRAVVLTLSSVFLTITGFILVGRDISPALAGFILNFAAQVSVTMFSLLERFIMLEQTFVSAERINYYLQNTPQEPGGGTVPPAHWPEKGGIVVRGLSVRYAPDLPDVLHDVSFTIEPGQRVGVVGATGSGKSTLALSLFRAVEPTGGSIEIDGLDTATLALRPLRQRLNMVVQDGSLPAGTLRNALDISGEADDADIYDALRRVHLLPAVVTPADVLTNPFADLDTFVAAEGANFSHGQRQLLCLARALLKKSRVLVMDEATSSVDFEMDSKITQTIRECFADTTMLVIAHRLATIVAYDRVLVLDRGRVIENDHPLTLMTRESTAFRSLCMAQGPDEYAYLLRLAQSSQA, encoded by the exons ATGTCCACCGGCGCCGACAGCACCTTCTTCCTGGCGTCTGGGACAGCGGACGCCGATACCGATCGACCTGTCCGACTCCGCGCGTTCAGGCGTAATGTGCGCCAAGGGAAAATTGCACTTGGCGCGAGTCTTAccgcggcgctcctcgccgggATGGTGCATCTTGGGCACCTGGTATatgaggaaggagggtggATCGGTCACGCGCGGTGGGGCGCGGATGTAATTATTATTATCCTCACT CTCGGGAGCATGGGCATGCTCTCGGCGACGCTAGTGTGGCGGCCGTTCCCCTCCCGCCTGCGGCCCGCCGACTTAGGCGAACTTGCCAACATGCGCATACACCGGCTCGCTTGCGTCGCGACCTTCTTCGCCGGCCTCGcctccatcatcctccacctcgctccCGATGTCGTGTATATTCTGTCCACACAACGCGGCCCACCGccagtcgacgccgcgacCCTCCTTACCGGGCGCATGCACCTCGTGACGCTGATCGCAGCGTGTGTGAGCGCCGGGTGTATGCGACGTGGGCCATTGTTGCGCACACGCGAGGCGCGCTTCGGCTCTGGCTTCGGAGTCGAGTCGAGCCCGGATGAAGACTTCGACTGGCGAAAACTCAGcttcgaggacgaggagcctGACACCATGCCCGTGATCGATTACGGGAACTCTAGCATGCTCAACTTCCTCACACTGGGATAT AGCATAAGCCTCGCGAAGAAGAGCCTCGAGGTAGAGGCGCTGCAGCAGTCCGACCTGCCTGTGTTGGAGGATTGGGTGCGGAGGGGTGGGACGGagcacctcgccgccctcgaaCCGCAGGGCATGGACCTCCAGGCTACCACAGCGATCGGGCTCATGAAGGCCCTCTGGGCCGGACGTGGGAAGGTCATCTTCATCA CGTTTGTGCTGGAGACGGCCAACGTCTTCATCAATTACATCCAGATCACGGCGACTTACGAGTTCATCGAGGACTTTGGAAACCCGGACCCCGCATACTTGTACCTCATGTGCTGGGGTATGCTCGTCGGTCAGGTGCTGGGCGTCACCCTCTCGGCGTACCTTTGGGTTCGCGAGAACTACCTGCTGCACAACCCCGTGCGCATGACCATGTCCGCTATT CTGTACGCCAAGATCCTGCGCTCGACCGACGTCAAGGCCATGGAGGCGCAGCACCTCACCTCAGAGGAGGATCAGAAAGCCAACAAGGGTCGTGCACAGGTCATGAACCTCCTTACGATTGACGTGGGCACTGTCGCGTCGATGGCTACGTACATCTGGAACATATCCAACGGCATTATCCAGT tgaTCATCGGTCTCGTCTTCATGTATAACATGCTtggctcgagctcggcggtTGCGCTGCTCTGCGTCCCGCTCTTTGCACCCATCTCTGCCTGGATCGCCAAGCGGATCTATG AATGTGATAAGGGTTGGGCACGCGCACGCGACGGACGGACAGGCGCGATCAAGGAGTTCCTGGCGGGCATCAAGGTCATCAAG ctcaACGGCTTTGAGGGGTACGAAACCCGCCGCGTCAGTGCATTGCGCGACATCGAGACAGTATGGCAGCGGTGGCGCTACACGTTGGGTACGTTCTTCAACATTGTCGGAGACCTTCTGCCAGCTTTCGCCGTTGCCGCCACCTTTGTATTTTATACGAAGGTGTTGGGCCGAGACCTCGAGCCTGCCACCGCCTTTGTCACCCTTCTCGT CTtcgccaaggtcaaggctgGCCTTGACGTGTTTCCAATGGCGATCGACGTCGTGCTCAACTCCAAGGTCGCGCTTGACCGTCTTAAGAACTACCTCAAcacggccgaggtcgacgtcaacCTGGAAGATGTGTCAGACGGCATGATCGCTGTTGACAATGCCACGTTCACCTGGCCGGTGCCAGAGAACGCCGTGCACCCCTCAGATGAATCTGTACACGCGTTCCGGTTGCGCCGGGTGACGCTCTCCCTTCCTCAGGGGAAAATGACGCTGATCTGCGGTCCGCTTGGCGCAGGAAAGACCCTCTTC CTtcgcgccctcctcggcgaagCTAAGGTCGAGAGCGGCAACGTcatctcgccgcgctccccCATCAACGCGACGCTGCTTGATCACTCCAACCAGCATATGCAGTGGACGACCGAGAAGTGGCTGACGCGCACCGTTGCATATGCCCCGCAGAAGAGCTATATCCGTCACGGCAGCGTGCGCGACAATATCCTCTTCGGACTGCCGCTATGGAAGGAGCGGTACGTGGAGGTACTTCGGCAATGCTCGCTCGAAGCGGACCTCGCGCTGCTTGTCAACGGCGACAGGACCGAGGTGGGCGAGAATGGTGTTAACCTCTCTGGCGGACAGAAGGCGCGGATCAATCTTGCCCGTTGCGTGTACTCGCGCGCCCGCACGATATACCTCGACGATGTGCTCAGCGCGGTTGATGCGCACACTGTTCAGttcctcatcgacgagtGCTTCCGCGGCAAGCTCCTTCGGGCCCGCAcggtcgtcctcgtcagcCACCACGTGGGCCTCTGCCTCCCTGTCTCGGACTATGTCGTCGCCATTGCGGATGGGAAAGCGCAGGAGGCGTGcttggcgcggcgcgcacacctcccctccctcatGCAGATGAGCTCGCCTTTgcaggcggcggaggagtTGCCGCCTTTGCCGGCAACAGGCACGGCCCGTCCTGAGGCCATCCATGTTCTCGACAcactcgtcaacctcaacgCGCAGACTGCTATGGCACCCGACGATGACGCCGCTCTGGTCCGAGAGATCCGCCAGACCGAACGAGACGACTTGCTCTCCGTGGAGGACGACCAGGACGAACCCAAGGCGCGGGCGGTGTACACCAAAGAGCACCAGGAGGTCGGGCATGTCGCTTCGGGACACTACTGGCTCGTGATCGCCGCGGCTGGCGGCCTTGGGTACTGGACCATATGGATCATCCTGTATGGAGGCACGAAGGCTCTGTCGTGGTCCATCGACTACGTGATGAAGATCTGGACGGGTGATCCGAACATCGAGGCGAACCTCAACTACTATATCACTCTCTTCCTCACGTTGAGGGTGGCGTGGGTCGTGGTCGGCGCCCTCAGGTGGGTCTGGCTGTACGGCGTAGGCAACGTTGGCTTTTACTCGGCGGGCACAAAGAAGATCCACCGCGACCTGTTCCGGACCATCACGAATGCGCCACTGTCGTTCTTCGAGAGCACACCTTCTGGGCGTCTGCTCAATGTATTTTCGCAGGACATCAAGCGGCTAGACAGCCAGTCAGCCGACGACTTTGGGCGCACCACGTCTGAGATGCTTCGCGTCGTCGTGTCTGCCATCACCGTCAGCTTTGAGGCTCCG gcaATGCTCGTCGTGCTGGTTGCATTTGGCgtcccgctcctccttgtgACGAACCAGCTCGGCAAGTTGCGCTCCAACCTCCGCCGTCTCGCTGCCGTGTCCGACTCGCCGATCATCAGCCTGTACCATGACAGCATCGACGGCGTGGTCATGCTGCGCGCTTTCGGATTACCGGCTGCGATGACCAAGATCTTCCAGGTACTGGCAAATCGGAGCCGCGTTGCGCAGACGTGGAACTGGATCGTGTATAACTGGGTCCGGGCAGTTGTACTCACCCTCTCGTCCGTGTTCCTCACGATCACTGGGTTCATCCTGGTCGGACGAGACATCTCGCCCGCGCTGGCAGGTTTCATCCTCAACTTTGCAGCGCAGGTGTCGGTCACGATGTTCTCGTTGCTCGAGCGCTTCATAATGCTGGAGCAGACGTTTGTCTCTGCCGAGCGCATCAACTATTACCTCCAGAATACACCACAGGAACCGGGGGGCGGCACTGTGCCGCCCGCACACTGGCCGGAGAAGGGCGGAATAGTGGTGCGCGGTCTGAGTGTGCGCTACGCCCCTGACTTGCCTGACGTGCTCCACGACGTCTCCTTCACAATCGAGCCTGGGCAGCGTGTCGGTGTTGTAGGCGCCACGGGCTCGGGGAAGAGCACCCTCGcgctctccctcttccGCGCGGTCGAGCCAACGGGCGGGAGCATCGAGATCGACGGGCTCGACACCGCGACGCTCGCTCTCCGGCCGctgcgccagcgcctcaaCATGGTCGTGCAGGACGGTTCTTTGCCGGCTGGGACGTTGCGAAACGCGCTCGACATATCGGGCGAGGCTGACGACGCGGACATTTACGACGCGCTGCGGCGCGTACACCTTCTCCCCGCCGTGGTCACTCCCGCGGATGTGCTTACGAACCCAttcgccgacctcgacacgTTTGTGGCTGCCGAGGGCGCCAACTTCAGCCATGGGCAGCGGCAACTGTTGTGTCTTGCGCGGGCGCTGCTCAAGAAGTCAAGAGTATTGGTCATGGACGAGG CGACATCTTCGGTTGACTTTGAGATGGATAGCAAGATCACGCAGACGATCCGGGAGTGCTTTGCGGACACGACAATGCTGGTGATCGCGCACCGCCTTGCCACGATCGTTGCATA CGACCGGGTGCTTGTGTTGGATCGCGGGCGTGTAATCGAGAACGACCATCCTCTGACGCTGATGACGCGTGAAAGCACTGCATTTCGCAGCTTGTGCATGGCCCAGGGGCCGGACGAGTATGCGTATCTGCTCAGGCTGGCGCAAAGCAGCCAGGCGTGA